The Actinocatenispora sera genome has a window encoding:
- a CDS encoding inorganic diphosphatase, with protein sequence MEFDVTIEIPKGQRNKYEVDHATGRIRLDRTLFTATQYPADYGFVELTLGQDGDPLDALVLLREPTFPGCLIRCRAIGMFRMTDESGPDDKLLCVPAGDPRQDHLRDVHHMPEFEKLEIQHFFEVYKDLEPGKSVEGADWVGRVEAEAEIERSFTRYKEAVAAGEYHDPGVHPFPGV encoded by the coding sequence GTGGAGTTCGACGTCACCATCGAGATCCCCAAGGGTCAGCGCAACAAGTACGAGGTGGATCACGCCACCGGCCGTATCCGGCTGGACCGCACCCTGTTCACCGCGACCCAGTACCCGGCCGACTACGGGTTCGTCGAGCTGACCCTGGGCCAGGACGGTGACCCGCTGGATGCGTTGGTGCTGTTGCGGGAGCCGACGTTCCCGGGTTGCCTGATCCGGTGCCGGGCGATCGGCATGTTCCGGATGACCGACGAGAGCGGCCCGGACGACAAGCTGCTCTGCGTACCGGCCGGTGACCCGCGCCAGGACCACCTGCGCGACGTGCATCACATGCCGGAGTTCGAGAAGCTGGAGATCCAGCACTTCTTCGAGGTCTACAAGGACCTGGAGCCGGGCAAGAGCGTCGAGGGCGCCGACTGGGTCGGCCGGGTCGAGGCGGAGGCCGAGATCGAGCGCTCCTTCACCCGGTACAAGGAGGCGGTGGCGGCCGGCGAGTACCACGACCCGGGCGTGCACCCGTTCCCCGGCGTCTGA